In one window of Deinococcus ruber DNA:
- a CDS encoding response regulator transcription factor, which produces MAPPHILLIEDDDDIARLLQLDLTDAGYLVSRATSVVTGLTSAREHTPDLLLLDLGLPDGDGRDVLKRLRRSGELPIIVLTAHDAVEEKVELLALGADDYIVKPFALPELLARIAVQLRHDAETTLELRGLEVRVKQHLVLYQGREVRLSPTEFDILMLLMEQPGRVYSRQELLQKTKTKDTLAADSNVIDVHMANLRSKLRDLGAYNYLRTVRGFGYALRTGAAGETP; this is translated from the coding sequence ATGGCCCCGCCGCACATCCTGCTCATCGAAGACGACGACGATATTGCCCGCCTTCTCCAATTGGACCTCACAGACGCGGGCTACCTCGTCAGCCGTGCCACGTCTGTGGTTACCGGCTTGACCAGCGCCCGCGAACACACCCCAGACCTGCTGTTGCTGGATCTGGGCTTGCCGGACGGCGATGGACGCGACGTCCTCAAGCGGCTGCGCAGGAGCGGTGAACTCCCGATCATCGTCCTCACCGCCCATGATGCCGTTGAGGAAAAAGTTGAATTGCTGGCACTGGGCGCGGATGATTACATCGTCAAGCCGTTTGCGCTTCCGGAGTTGCTGGCACGCATCGCCGTGCAACTGCGCCACGACGCAGAGACAACCCTTGAACTGCGAGGCTTAGAAGTCCGAGTCAAACAGCATCTGGTGCTGTACCAGGGACGCGAGGTGCGACTGTCACCGACCGAGTTCGACATCCTGATGCTGCTGATGGAGCAGCCCGGTCGGGTGTATTCCCGGCAGGAACTCCTCCAGAAAACAAAAACCAAGGACACGCTCGCGGCGGACAGCAACGTCATTGACGTGCACATGGCCAACCTGCGCTCCAAACTTCGGGACCTCGGAGCATACAACTATCTGCGCACCGTGCGCGGCTTTGGCTACGCCCTCCGCACCGGCGCGGCAGGGGAGACTCCCTAG